Genomic DNA from Nitrososphaerales archaeon:
TCAACGAGGTTCATTTTAATATGCAATTACCTATCACAAATAATAGAGCCCATACAGAGCAGGTGTGTGATATTCAGATTTACCAACCTGAAGGAAGAAGATGTAGTTGCACATCTGGAGAGCATATGCAAGAAGGAGAAGGTAAAGTATGATACAAAAGCATTGTCAATAATCTACGAGTCAACGGAAGGTGATCTGAGACATGCCATCAACGTATTGCAGGCAGCTGCAAGTATGGGTAATGTTAACGCAGCAAATGTTAATGCTGCTGTTGGAATATCCGAAAAGGCCAGGGTAGGAGAGATTGTAAAACTTGCATTGGGAGGAAAGTTTCAAGATGCCCGTGCCAAACTAATAGAATTGACGAAGGTATACGGTATGTCGGAGCATGACTTTCTCAAATATGCGAACGAACAGGTGCAGAAACTCGGTTCAAGTGCAGAGGTTATCTCTGCGATAGCGGAATGCGATTACAGGCTAGTCTCCGGGGCACACCCTGATATACAGCTGGCAGCATTGCTTGCAGAGCTGGGCAGGATAGGAAAGCAAACGGGTTCGAAGGAAAAGTAGAATCTCATCATCACGCATTATTCAAGATGTCTGTTTCACTGAGAACATACAAATTTCTTTTAATGCATTCTCACATATGAAAGCAAAGCCCCACATCCGCATGAATTATCTACGTACCATGGCCCGATAGGCAGAGCGCGTTTCTGCTCTGCCAACTAACACAGAATAGTGGATACTAGTGATCAATATTGTTAAGAAGTGTTGTCTATAGTAACAATAAATGATATTAGCATTCCCTCCACATGGAAGTAGCAGGGATACAAGGAGATTTCGTACAGCGTTTTACTACATTCACCAGCGCGTACGGAAGAGCTCGCAACAAAGAGGAGAAAAATTTTCTTATAGACGAATTCCTAAGACATTGCACAGATGATGAAGTCATACTTGTTAGAGAAGTTATAGGCACCGTTCTTCAGAAAAACGGTCTCAACTTATCTAATAAGCTCTTCAACTAGAGTGCCTATGGCTGCCGTCGCAGATGCCGTGATTATGTAACTAGCCTTTAATGGCATGGAGATCATATCGATAAGAGGATCTCTCAGTTCACTTTGGTTTGATTCCACCTTAGCTCCTTC
This window encodes:
- a CDS encoding replication factor C small subunit → MEISNLMWVEKYRPLKLDGVVNQKSIVDGIKNLISNSNEMPHLLFAGPAGVGKTTVALCLAREVLGEYWKDYTLELNASDERGINMVRERVKMFARYTAMASSKIPFKVVILDEADEMTGDAQTALRRIIEDSAKSTRFILICNYLSQIIEPIQSRCVIFRFTNLKEEDVVAHLESICKKEKVKYDTKALSIIYESTEGDLRHAINVLQAAASMGNVNAANVNAAVGISEKARVGEIVKLALGGKFQDARAKLIELTKVYGMSEHDFLKYANEQVQKLGSSAEVISAIAECDYRLVSGAHPDIQLAALLAELGRIGKQTGSKEK